In the Shewanella sp. OMA3-2 genome, one interval contains:
- a CDS encoding lipopolysaccharide biosynthesis protein, with protein MAFTSAVWVLVTQTDKLILSGILPLAEYGYFTMAVLVAGGVMIISGPISSSIMPRMARLHAEGKHQELLIVYRNATQLVSVICGSAAIVIAFFAESLLYVWTGDRELARNTSLTLTLYVIGNGFLAVSAFPYYLQYAKGNLRYHLIGNAVMAVVLIPSIIVAATYYGAVGAGYAWLAVNVLYLVSWAGYVHHKLEPGLHYKWMLSDIIKVVAAPAMTVYFSKYLINTYYISTSRFSEFVLIIIVSLITLMLAVLSSCYFRTGLFRLISSKYKMSY; from the coding sequence ATCGCTTTTACATCCGCGGTGTGGGTATTGGTTACACAAACAGATAAGTTAATACTATCTGGTATTTTGCCCCTTGCAGAATATGGGTATTTTACCATGGCGGTACTTGTAGCTGGCGGTGTAATGATTATAAGCGGTCCAATTAGTAGCTCTATAATGCCAAGAATGGCACGCCTTCATGCTGAGGGTAAACACCAAGAACTCTTGATCGTTTATAGAAACGCTACACAACTAGTGAGCGTAATATGTGGTTCTGCAGCGATTGTAATCGCTTTTTTTGCTGAGTCTTTGTTATATGTGTGGACAGGTGATCGTGAACTAGCCCGAAACACTTCATTGACACTTACTTTATATGTTATTGGCAATGGATTTTTAGCTGTGTCTGCATTTCCATATTATTTACAGTATGCTAAGGGTAACTTACGTTATCACTTAATTGGTAATGCTGTAATGGCTGTTGTATTAATCCCGAGTATTATCGTTGCCGCTACTTATTATGGTGCGGTTGGAGCTGGGTATGCATGGCTAGCCGTTAACGTGCTTTATTTAGTGAGCTGGGCGGGTTACGTACATCATAAGTTAGAGCCAGGCTTGCATTATAAGTGGATGTTATCAGACATCATTAAAGTAGTCGCAGCACCTGCGATGACTGTATATTTCTCAAAATATCTAATTAATACGTATTATATATCAACCTCGAGGTTTTCAGAGTTCGTGTTAATTATTATTGTTTCTTTAATTACTCTTATGCTTGCAGTGCTAAGTTCTTGTTATTTTAGAACTGGGTTATTTAGACTTATTTCATCAAAGTATAAAATGTCTTATTAG
- a CDS encoding glycosyltransferase family 2 protein: MINHEVLSVRPKVSVCVVTYNHSKYLAKCLQSIIDQKTSFKFEIIVGEDCSTDDTKEILADFYSRYPHVIVPIYHSINVGGSENYLAVHKQAVGDYICHVDGDDYCLPGKLESQASYLDSNHDVNLVWHRMGILSATTGKIKYDNLNKSICSKKYTQSELMKYITIGLHSSVMYRSECRLNHSPSFPVLDYLANVEIIRDGYASFCNDEVYGVYRAGIGIASEGGTTKRIMGQTIEYLYEKYPRYKRELSCASLLILLLLLKSKKYRDLFFMLQINYKLLHVSSFYELLKNKEFILKLKLPSDSN; the protein is encoded by the coding sequence TTGATTAATCATGAAGTGTTATCCGTAAGACCCAAGGTCTCTGTTTGTGTTGTTACATACAATCATAGTAAATATTTGGCTAAATGTTTACAAAGTATCATTGATCAAAAAACTAGTTTTAAATTTGAAATTATTGTCGGGGAAGATTGCTCAACCGATGACACTAAGGAAATCCTTGCTGATTTTTATTCTAGATATCCTCACGTGATAGTGCCGATTTACCACTCAATCAACGTCGGAGGTTCTGAGAATTACTTAGCAGTGCATAAGCAAGCAGTAGGGGACTATATTTGCCATGTTGATGGTGATGATTATTGCTTACCTGGAAAGTTAGAGTCGCAGGCTTCATATTTAGATAGTAACCATGACGTTAATTTAGTTTGGCATAGGATGGGTATTCTAAGCGCAACAACAGGTAAAATAAAATATGATAATTTAAATAAATCGATCTGTTCAAAAAAGTATACTCAAAGCGAACTGATGAAATATATTACTATTGGTTTACACAGTTCTGTAATGTATCGTTCCGAGTGTAGACTAAATCATTCTCCTTCTTTTCCTGTATTAGATTATTTAGCAAATGTAGAAATTATTCGTGATGGATATGCTTCATTTTGTAATGATGAAGTTTATGGCGTTTACCGAGCAGGTATTGGGATCGCTAGTGAAGGAGGTACGACGAAAAGAATTATGGGGCAAACAATTGAGTATCTATATGAGAAATACCCAAGATATAAAAGAGAGCTTTCCTGTGCATCATTACTAATTTTACTATTATTGTTGAAAAGTAAAAAATACCGAGATCTATTTTTTATGCTTCAAATAAATTATAAATTACTACATGTTAGCTCCTTTTATGAGCTATTAAAAAACAAAGAATTTATTTTAAAATTGAAACTTCCAAGTGATTCTAATTGA
- a CDS encoding glycosyltransferase: MMKVYHIITSLDVGGAETALKRLVIDTKDDYDIKIFSLTTSGKIAGELIKEGVDVYSLNIKTLRNVIKSINLLKNIFIMDKPDVIHSWLYHADLIGGIASKLAGVKNVIWGVRTTHLKKGSFSTVVIRQLLSFLSYFIPSKIVCVAEAARDFHVKIGYSRKKMIVIGNGFSCDPQKLSELEVFRERERLGITVSDIVIGSVGRFSQDKAQDLFVQAALLVAPNNPDVKFLMVGREIDINNSLLMNPIKKSGFSSKFILVGEQSDISRWFCLFDIFCLHSRTEGFPNVLGEAMSHGLCCASTKAGDAEFILSNTGVLSEHITSESIAFSINQLLILSSAQRIALGRLAKKRANDYFSIQKTTSQYNKLYKKMMVGN, from the coding sequence ATGATGAAAGTTTATCATATAATAACTAGTTTAGATGTTGGAGGAGCTGAAACAGCTCTTAAACGACTAGTTATTGATACAAAAGATGATTATGATATTAAGATTTTCTCATTAACTACATCTGGGAAAATTGCTGGTGAGTTAATAAAGGAGGGGGTGGATGTTTATTCTTTAAATATTAAGACACTTCGAAATGTAATAAAAAGTATCAATCTGTTAAAAAATATATTTATTATGGATAAGCCTGATGTTATTCACTCTTGGCTTTATCATGCAGACCTTATTGGAGGGATAGCATCTAAGTTAGCTGGGGTAAAAAACGTTATTTGGGGGGTCCGTACTACACATTTAAAGAAAGGTTCTTTTTCTACAGTTGTCATTCGCCAACTTCTTTCTTTTCTCTCTTATTTCATTCCTTCTAAAATAGTATGTGTTGCAGAAGCTGCTCGTGATTTTCATGTGAAAATTGGGTATTCCAGAAAAAAAATGATAGTCATTGGAAATGGTTTCTCATGTGATCCTCAAAAATTATCCGAATTAGAGGTATTTCGTGAAAGAGAGCGTTTAGGTATTACTGTTTCTGATATTGTAATCGGGTCTGTAGGGCGTTTCAGTCAAGATAAAGCTCAAGATTTATTTGTGCAAGCAGCTTTGTTAGTTGCTCCTAATAATCCTGATGTAAAGTTCTTAATGGTAGGGAGAGAGATAGATATCAATAATTCACTCTTAATGAACCCTATTAAAAAAAGTGGATTTTCTAGCAAGTTTATTTTAGTAGGTGAGCAATCAGATATTTCTAGATGGTTTTGTTTATTCGATATTTTTTGCCTGCATTCCAGAACTGAAGGTTTCCCTAATGTATTAGGGGAAGCAATGAGTCACGGTTTATGCTGTGCATCGACAAAAGCCGGTGATGCTGAATTTATTCTAAGTAACACAGGAGTCTTATCTGAACATATTACTTCAGAAAGTATTGCTTTTTCCATAAATCAACTACTTATTTTATCAAGTGCACAACGTATTGCGTTAGGTCGTTTAGCTAAGAAAAGAGCAAATGATTATTTTAGTATTCAAAAAACAACATCCCAGTATAATAAATTATACAAAAAAATGATGGTAGGTAATTAG